The following proteins come from a genomic window of Proteinivorax hydrogeniformans:
- a CDS encoding nitronate monooxygenase family protein: MTLAPLNIGKLQAKLPIVQGGMGVGVSLSKLAAAVANEGGVGTISGVQIGFNEPDFDTNSEEANLRALKKEISKAKQMAPSGIIAVNLMVALSNYDDMVKAAVEGGADLIVSGAGLPSHLPELTKKRCSIAPIVSSAKAAKIICKLWESRYSYLPDAIVVEGPEAGGHLGFKMSELEKGEQKDLEELVKETLNILNAYEEKYQKKIPVIAAGGIHSGKDITRFLKIGASGVQMGTRFIGTKECDAHPAYKEELIQCKQEDIILTKSPVGMPGRAIKNQFIAEINKGRKQVKKCYNCLSKCDPSSTLFCISKALVNAVGGNTKKGLLFTGKNGYKINEIVPVRKLIQELTKEVGE, translated from the coding sequence ATGACTTTAGCTCCTTTAAATATCGGAAAATTACAAGCCAAGCTACCAATAGTACAAGGAGGTATGGGAGTAGGAGTTTCACTTTCAAAATTAGCAGCTGCAGTTGCTAATGAAGGAGGGGTAGGTACAATTTCAGGTGTTCAGATAGGGTTTAACGAGCCAGATTTCGACACCAATAGTGAGGAAGCTAATCTAAGAGCTCTTAAAAAAGAAATATCAAAAGCGAAGCAGATGGCACCAAGTGGTATTATAGCAGTGAACCTTATGGTGGCTTTATCTAACTACGATGATATGGTTAAGGCAGCTGTAGAAGGCGGAGCGGACTTGATTGTTTCAGGAGCAGGACTGCCGAGTCATCTTCCTGAGCTTACAAAAAAACGCTGTAGCATTGCTCCTATAGTGTCTTCAGCTAAAGCTGCTAAGATTATATGTAAATTGTGGGAGTCAAGATATAGTTATTTGCCTGACGCGATAGTTGTTGAGGGGCCAGAAGCTGGTGGGCACTTAGGATTTAAGATGAGTGAGTTAGAAAAGGGAGAACAAAAAGACTTAGAAGAATTAGTTAAAGAAACTTTAAATATTTTAAACGCTTATGAAGAAAAATATCAAAAAAAGATACCAGTTATAGCTGCAGGTGGAATCCATAGCGGTAAAGACATAACAAGGTTTTTAAAAATTGGGGCATCAGGTGTTCAAATGGGCACAAGATTTATAGGTACTAAGGAGTGTGATGCACACCCAGCATATAAAGAAGAGTTAATTCAATGTAAACAAGAAGATATAATTCTTACAAAAAGTCCAGTGGGAATGCCGGGCAGAGCTATTAAAAATCAGTTTATTGCTGAAATTAACAAAGGAAGAAAACAGGTTAAAAAGTGTTATAACTGCTTAAGTAAGTGTGATCCATCATCAACACTTTTTTGCATTTCTAAAGCATTAGTAAATGCTGTCGGTGGTAATACTAAGAAAGGACTTCTTTTTACCGGTAAAAATGGTTATAAAATAAATGAAATAGTACCGGTTAGAAAGCTGATACAAGAACTAACTAAAGAAGTGGGGGAATGA
- the acpP gene encoding acyl carrier protein, with protein MVLEKIKKIIEEQLDIEEEITKETSFEDMGVDSLDIFQLVVELEETFEIEIDDSEAASMKTVGDAVDFVEKKTK; from the coding sequence ATGGTATTAGAAAAAATTAAAAAAATTATCGAAGAACAGTTAGATATTGAAGAGGAAATAACTAAAGAGACATCTTTTGAAGATATGGGAGTAGACTCCCTAGATATTTTTCAGTTAGTAGTGGAGCTTGAAGAAACTTTTGAGATTGAAATTGATGATTCTGAGGCAGCCTCTATGAAGACAGTCGGAGATGCTGTAGATTTTGTAGAGAAGAAAACAAAATAA
- a CDS encoding MarR family winged helix-turn-helix transcriptional regulator — MSKSVSVLNELLVELFNDILSIEQNAIKTGDFSDLSITEMHTIEAIGKEKQRTMSEVATDLKITIGTLSIAINSLVRKGYVEKVRSEKDRRIVYVTLNKKGKLAFRIHEKFHNEMVQQTISGLSEEEEEVLIKALEKLNRFFKESNQIGEKGE, encoded by the coding sequence GTGAGCAAATCAGTATCGGTGTTAAATGAGTTGTTAGTAGAGCTTTTTAATGACATTCTTAGTATAGAGCAAAACGCTATAAAAACTGGAGATTTTAGTGACTTGTCAATTACAGAAATGCATACTATTGAGGCTATAGGCAAGGAAAAGCAAAGAACCATGTCTGAAGTGGCAACGGATTTAAAAATCACCATAGGCACATTAAGTATCGCTATTAACTCTCTAGTGAGGAAAGGGTATGTAGAAAAAGTAAGGTCAGAAAAAGACCGCAGGATTGTATACGTTACTTTGAACAAAAAAGGGAAACTAGCTTTTAGAATCCATGAAAAGTTTCATAACGAAATGGTTCAACAGACTATTTCAGGACTTTCAGAAGAGGAAGAGGAGGTTTTAATAAAAGCCTTAGAAAAGTTAAATAGATTTTTTAAAGAAAGCAATCAGATTGGGGAAAAAGGAGAGTAG
- the recQ gene encoding DNA helicase RecQ, whose protein sequence is MDLFQGLKKYFGYDDFRRGQRELVEGVVSGKDVLGIMPTGGGKSLCYQLPALLLDGITVVISPLISLMKDQVDSLNEMGIKASYINSSLTRGELNQRINEIKNNQYKIIYVAPERLTSEGKDFLQKLNISLVAIDEAHCISQWGHDFRPSYVQIPKFIESLEERPVVAAFTATATERVVEEIKTLINLIEPISINTGFDRPNLFYQVLKVPDKLAYTSKYLQENNGDSGIIYCSTRKTVESLTKKLKEKGIDAADYHGGMNSDIRKQHQEDFIFGRTQIIVATNAFGMGIDKPDVRFVIHYNMPQNMESYYQEAGRAGRDGEDSQCILLYSPDDIVKQKILVENGTRSPKRQKILYQNLQYLIDYCHTNECLRNEILSYFGERIVDKSCSSCGNCLSESEMIDITVEAQKILSCIYRTGQRYGTAVVAQVLRGSKNKRIIDFGLDRVSTYGIMKEYTEKSIKEIALTLAAKDYIYITTDKFPVLKLTQKCKPLLKGQEKIFHKKELVYQKPASKSKAEKQQDQKVIQDYDQELMEILREVRLKISQQKDLAPFMIFHDKTLKEMAAAYPQDKDEFIELSGVGLKKYDSYGQQFIDAINEYCKEKNIDAKRLKEKNIKVETVTTTPQSEDRYEQTYQLYKEGVSLDEISQKRGYTTATILKHLKKCQENGNSVNWDDFLDDLTKEKQILTAIEKTGTEKLRPIKQELPEEITYDDIHVVIYKHKL, encoded by the coding sequence ATGGACTTATTTCAGGGGTTAAAAAAATATTTTGGCTATGATGACTTTAGAAGAGGGCAAAGAGAGCTTGTAGAGGGTGTTGTATCGGGAAAAGACGTTTTAGGTATTATGCCTACAGGTGGCGGGAAATCATTATGTTATCAACTGCCGGCTTTGTTGCTAGACGGAATTACTGTAGTTATATCACCTCTTATATCTCTTATGAAAGATCAAGTGGACAGCCTTAATGAAATGGGGATAAAAGCTAGTTACATTAACAGCAGCCTTACTAGAGGTGAATTAAACCAAAGAATTAACGAGATAAAAAATAATCAATATAAAATAATATATGTTGCTCCAGAACGACTAACCAGCGAGGGAAAAGATTTTTTGCAAAAGTTAAATATTTCTCTGGTAGCAATTGATGAGGCCCACTGTATAAGTCAATGGGGGCATGATTTTAGGCCAAGCTATGTCCAAATTCCCAAATTTATAGAAAGCCTAGAAGAAAGACCGGTGGTAGCAGCCTTTACAGCTACCGCCACAGAAAGAGTAGTGGAGGAAATAAAAACCTTAATAAATCTTATAGAGCCTATTTCGATTAATACCGGGTTTGATAGACCTAATTTGTTCTATCAAGTGCTTAAGGTTCCAGACAAGCTAGCTTACACATCAAAGTACCTACAGGAGAATAATGGTGACAGCGGCATTATTTATTGCTCTACCAGAAAAACTGTGGAATCTTTGACAAAAAAGCTAAAGGAAAAAGGTATAGACGCAGCGGACTATCACGGTGGTATGAATTCCGATATAAGAAAGCAGCACCAAGAGGATTTTATCTTTGGCCGGACCCAAATCATTGTTGCCACCAACGCTTTTGGTATGGGAATAGACAAGCCGGACGTTAGATTTGTCATCCATTACAACATGCCTCAAAATATGGAATCTTACTACCAAGAAGCAGGAAGGGCGGGGCGTGACGGTGAGGATAGTCAGTGTATTTTGTTATACTCACCAGATGATATAGTAAAGCAAAAAATTCTAGTGGAAAATGGCACTCGCTCACCTAAGCGTCAAAAAATTTTATATCAAAACCTACAATATTTAATAGACTACTGTCACACTAACGAATGTTTAAGAAATGAAATACTATCTTATTTTGGCGAAAGGATAGTGGACAAGTCCTGTAGTAGTTGTGGCAACTGCTTAAGTGAATCGGAAATGATAGACATAACTGTTGAGGCGCAAAAGATATTGTCCTGTATATATAGAACAGGTCAGCGCTATGGGACTGCAGTTGTTGCTCAGGTGCTTAGAGGGTCAAAAAACAAAAGGATAATAGACTTTGGGTTAGATAGGGTATCCACTTATGGTATTATGAAGGAATATACCGAAAAATCCATTAAAGAAATAGCCTTAACGCTAGCTGCTAAGGACTATATTTATATTACCACCGATAAATTCCCTGTCTTAAAACTTACCCAAAAATGTAAACCACTTTTAAAAGGGCAAGAGAAGATTTTCCATAAAAAAGAACTGGTTTATCAAAAGCCTGCTAGCAAATCAAAAGCTGAGAAACAACAGGATCAAAAAGTGATACAGGATTATGATCAAGAACTAATGGAAATTTTGAGAGAGGTACGCTTAAAAATAAGCCAGCAAAAGGATTTAGCCCCATTTATGATTTTTCATGACAAAACATTAAAGGAAATGGCGGCAGCGTACCCCCAGGATAAAGATGAATTTATAGAACTAAGTGGTGTAGGACTTAAAAAATATGATTCCTACGGGCAGCAGTTTATCGATGCTATTAATGAATATTGCAAAGAAAAAAATATAGATGCTAAAAGGTTAAAGGAAAAAAATATTAAAGTGGAAACAGTAACAACTACACCACAGTCTGAAGATAGGTATGAACAAACATATCAACTATATAAGGAAGGGGTGTCGTTAGATGAAATTTCCCAAAAGCGAGGGTACACAACAGCCACTATTTTAAAGCATCTAAAGAAATGTCAGGAAAACGGAAACTCAGTAAACTGGGATGACTTTTTAGATGACTTAACAAAAGAGAAGCAAATACTAACTGCCATAGAAAAAACAGGCACCGAAAAATTGCGACCTATAAAGCAAGAATTGCCAGAAGAAATAACCTATGATGATATACATGTTGTGATATATAAACATAAGCTATAA
- the fabK gene encoding enoyl-[acyl-carrier-protein] reductase FabK, translated as MKNNSFCQKIGIDYPIIQGGMAWVAESTLAAAVSNAGGLGVIAAGNAPVEFVKKEITKAKKLTDKPFGVNIMLISENADEVAQLVCDEGVKVVTTGAGNPGKYIGKWKEHGIKVIPVVASVALAKRMERVGVDAIIAEGHEAGGHVGELTTMVLVPQVVDAVDVPVIAAGGIADKRGVAASLMLGAEGVQVGTRFLVAEECVIHANYKQKVISAKDIYTVVTGRSTGHPVRILRNKLARKFAKLEKERAAPEEIEKLGSGALAKAVKEGDIDQGSLMAGQVAGMVSKEETCKDIIEDLMDLSELKGRLDLF; from the coding sequence ATGAAAAACAACTCTTTTTGCCAAAAAATAGGCATAGATTATCCAATAATTCAGGGGGGGATGGCTTGGGTTGCGGAAAGCACTTTAGCTGCAGCAGTATCAAACGCTGGAGGTTTGGGTGTAATCGCCGCAGGCAACGCTCCTGTAGAGTTTGTTAAAAAGGAAATTACAAAGGCAAAAAAGCTTACAGATAAACCTTTTGGTGTAAACATAATGCTTATTAGCGAAAATGCTGATGAAGTAGCACAATTAGTTTGTGATGAGGGCGTAAAAGTTGTCACAACAGGTGCCGGAAATCCAGGTAAATATATTGGGAAATGGAAAGAGCACGGCATAAAAGTAATTCCTGTTGTGGCATCAGTAGCTTTAGCTAAAAGAATGGAAAGGGTTGGAGTAGATGCCATTATAGCTGAAGGTCATGAAGCAGGGGGGCATGTAGGTGAGCTCACTACAATGGTGCTAGTTCCTCAGGTTGTAGATGCTGTTGATGTACCTGTTATAGCAGCAGGGGGCATTGCTGATAAAAGAGGAGTTGCAGCTTCGTTAATGTTAGGGGCTGAAGGCGTTCAGGTAGGAACTAGGTTTTTAGTTGCGGAAGAATGTGTAATCCATGCTAACTACAAACAGAAAGTAATTAGTGCTAAGGATATATACACAGTTGTTACCGGAAGAAGCACAGGACACCCGGTACGTATATTAAGGAATAAATTAGCTAGGAAATTTGCCAAGCTTGAAAAAGAAAGAGCAGCTCCAGAGGAAATTGAAAAGCTAGGAAGTGGAGCGCTAGCTAAAGCAGTAAAAGAAGGGGATATAGATCAAGGCTCGCTAATGGCAGGTCAGGTAGCAGGTATGGTTTCTAAAGAGGAGACTTGTAAGGATATAATAGAAGATTTAATGGATTTATCAGAGCTTAAAGGAAGGCTGGATTTGTTTTAG
- a CDS encoding class I SAM-dependent methyltransferase, giving the protein MSGQVDEKRIYFADKRKVNLKKKEVKGRVLDIGGGGAGVISQLWNEQVVAIDTSEGELKEAPNNKALKIVMDAKNLKFLDDEFGTVTSFFTMMYIKNEEFLQVFKEIYRVTKPGGRFLLWDSIIPPYSQGEKDVFAFNLEANLPQAEIKTGYGILWPPKHQGINTFIDVATEVGFKVLEKTESEGVIYLELQK; this is encoded by the coding sequence ATGAGTGGGCAGGTGGATGAAAAAAGAATTTATTTTGCCGATAAGAGAAAAGTTAACCTGAAAAAGAAAGAAGTGAAAGGCAGAGTCTTAGATATCGGTGGCGGCGGCGCAGGAGTTATCAGTCAGCTGTGGAATGAACAGGTTGTTGCTATTGATACAAGCGAAGGTGAGCTAAAGGAAGCACCTAATAATAAAGCACTAAAAATAGTGATGGATGCTAAAAACCTTAAGTTTTTAGATGATGAGTTTGGCACTGTCACATCCTTCTTTACTATGATGTATATCAAAAATGAAGAGTTCTTGCAGGTTTTTAAGGAAATTTATCGAGTGACAAAGCCTGGGGGAAGGTTCTTATTGTGGGATAGCATTATACCGCCTTATAGTCAGGGGGAAAAAGATGTTTTTGCATTTAATTTAGAGGCCAATTTGCCCCAAGCAGAAATTAAAACAGGCTATGGAATTCTATGGCCCCCTAAGCACCAAGGCATAAACACTTTTATAGACGTTGCAACAGAAGTTGGGTTTAAAGTTTTAGAAAAAACAGAAAGTGAAGGTGTTATTTACCTAGAACTTCAGAAATAG
- the fabD gene encoding ACP S-malonyltransferase, with protein MDKKIAFLFPGQGSQFVGMGKELNDNFQVCKEVYEKADAALGYSISDICFNGPQDKLDNTEYTQPAMLATSVATLKLLQKEGIKPTVAAGLSLGEYSALVCSGMLDFEEGVKLIQKRGQFMQQAVPSGIGGMAAVIGLNQHQIKEVCNEASIFGVVESANFNCPGQIVIAGEIEALKKACEIAKNHGALKAIMLNVSGPFHSSMLKEAAENLKKELENVQFIDSEINVITNVTGDYLDKAAVREILKKQVKSPVKWEQSINKMLEDGINTFVEIGPGKTLSGFIKKINRRARTYNIQDLKSLEKALNGLTK; from the coding sequence ATGGATAAAAAAATTGCTTTTTTATTCCCAGGTCAAGGTTCTCAGTTTGTTGGCATGGGAAAGGAGCTTAATGATAACTTTCAAGTATGTAAAGAAGTATATGAAAAGGCAGATGCAGCTTTAGGTTATAGTATTTCTGATATCTGCTTTAACGGTCCCCAAGATAAGTTAGACAATACTGAGTATACTCAGCCGGCGATGTTGGCAACCAGTGTTGCTACATTAAAACTACTTCAAAAAGAGGGGATAAAACCGACTGTTGCAGCTGGGCTTAGTCTCGGTGAATACTCTGCTTTGGTTTGCAGCGGCATGCTGGATTTTGAAGAAGGGGTAAAGCTTATTCAAAAAAGGGGACAGTTTATGCAACAGGCTGTTCCTTCCGGAATTGGTGGCATGGCCGCTGTTATCGGTCTTAATCAACATCAAATAAAAGAAGTCTGCAACGAAGCTTCAATTTTTGGCGTTGTGGAGTCGGCAAACTTTAACTGCCCTGGGCAAATAGTTATTGCTGGGGAAATAGAAGCCCTTAAAAAAGCCTGTGAAATTGCAAAAAACCATGGGGCTTTAAAGGCTATTATGTTAAATGTAAGTGGACCATTTCATAGTTCCATGCTCAAAGAAGCTGCAGAAAATCTTAAAAAGGAACTAGAAAATGTTCAGTTTATAGATAGTGAAATAAACGTAATTACTAATGTAACAGGAGATTATTTAGATAAAGCAGCAGTTAGAGAAATTTTAAAAAAGCAAGTTAAAAGCCCAGTTAAATGGGAACAGAGTATAAATAAAATGCTAGAAGATGGCATAAATACTTTTGTGGAAATAGGCCCAGGTAAAACTCTTAGTGGATTTATAAAAAAAATTAACAGAAGAGCCAGAACGTATAATATTCAAGATCTTAAGTCTTTAGAAAAGGCACTGAACGGATTAACAAAATAA
- a CDS encoding beta-ketoacyl-ACP synthase III: MNEVQVVATGRYAPKKVLTNAELSKVIDTNDEWIKTRTGISQRRIALEENTSDLATKAAQRALEKSKIKAEELDLIIVATVTPDCYTPSTACIVQKNLKAKAATAFDINAACSGFIYAFNIASQFIKTKTVKKALIIGAETLSKICDWNDRSTCVLFGDGAGAAILSSSKEPGLLSIYAGSNGEGEHLLKCKAETLGVNNTDLIGMEKKEDGSLNFISMEGREVFKFAVKVMDEGVNKLLKDTSLKMEEVQYIIPHQANLRMIEYISKKLKVGMDKFYTNIQHYGNTSSASIPIALDEMNEKGLLKKGDNVLMVGFGGGLTWGGAAVKWSIEKNKEE; the protein is encoded by the coding sequence ATGAATGAAGTTCAAGTAGTAGCCACAGGTAGGTATGCACCTAAAAAAGTACTTACAAATGCTGAGCTATCAAAGGTAATAGATACTAATGATGAGTGGATCAAAACAAGAACTGGTATATCTCAAAGAAGAATAGCCCTTGAGGAAAACACCTCTGATCTTGCCACCAAAGCAGCACAAAGAGCTCTTGAAAAGTCAAAAATAAAAGCAGAAGAATTAGACCTAATAATTGTAGCTACAGTTACACCAGATTGCTACACCCCATCAACAGCTTGCATAGTTCAAAAAAACTTAAAAGCTAAAGCTGCCACTGCATTTGATATTAACGCTGCTTGTTCTGGTTTCATATATGCCTTTAACATTGCCTCCCAGTTCATAAAGACAAAAACGGTAAAAAAAGCTTTAATTATTGGAGCAGAGACCCTTTCTAAAATATGTGACTGGAATGATAGAAGTACCTGCGTGCTTTTTGGTGACGGTGCAGGAGCTGCTATTTTATCTTCGTCAAAAGAGCCAGGGCTGCTTTCAATATATGCAGGCTCTAATGGAGAAGGTGAGCATTTGTTAAAGTGCAAAGCAGAAACCTTAGGTGTTAACAATACTGACCTAATTGGTATGGAAAAAAAAGAAGATGGTAGCTTAAACTTTATATCTATGGAAGGTAGGGAGGTTTTTAAATTTGCTGTAAAAGTCATGGATGAAGGTGTCAACAAATTGCTTAAAGATACAAGTTTAAAGATGGAGGAAGTTCAATATATTATTCCCCATCAAGCTAACCTAAGGATGATTGAATATATTTCAAAAAAACTAAAGGTAGGCATGGATAAGTTTTATACAAACATACAGCATTACGGCAACACTTCATCTGCTAGTATTCCCATTGCCTTAGATGAAATGAACGAAAAAGGGCTTTTGAAAAAAGGTGATAATGTTTTAATGGTTGGATTTGGCGGTGGCCTAACCTGGGGTGGTGCCGCAGTTAAATGGAGTATAGAAAAAAATAAGGAGGAATAA
- the acpP gene encoding acyl carrier protein, which produces MAFEKIKGIIEEQLDIEEEITKETSFEDMGVDSLDIFQLVVELEEAFEIEIDDSEAASMKTVGDAVEFVEKKTAK; this is translated from the coding sequence ATGGCGTTTGAAAAAATAAAAGGAATTATCGAAGAACAGTTAGATATTGAAGAGGAAATAACTAAAGAGACATCTTTTGAAGATATGGGAGTAGATTCCCTAGATATTTTTCAGTTAGTAGTAGAACTTGAGGAAGCTTTTGAGATTGAAATTGATGATTCTGAAGCAGCTTCTATGAAGACTGTTGGAGATGCGGTTGAGTTTGTGGAAAAAAAGACAGCTAAGTAG
- the hflX gene encoding GTPase HflX, with protein sequence MEQTKKAILVGVNLKNNPNFQYSMEELANLADACGIVVMGEVIQNLDHINASHYVGKGKVKDIYQTVQQEEADLVIFNNELSPSQIRNLEEGLNSTIMDRTSLILDIFYQRAKTKEAKLQVEIAQLQYMLPRLRNSELSLEQQRGGTGTIMRGAGETKLELDRRKIQKQISELNKQLKDLVARRQTQRKQRQKSNVPVISLVGYTNAGKSTVMNSLLETYNPEAEKSVYEEDMLFATLRTSVRSITLFDNKSFLLTDTVGFVSDLPHHLVKAFRSTLEEVTESDLLVHVVDYSNPNYERQIEVTNSTLRDIGVKDIPVVYAYNKCDLTDLEIPKLNGNKVYFSAKERLGLEELVQLINSKIFADQVKCELLVPFDRGDVVSYFNEKANVLDTGYEKEGTKLKVECTKADLEKYKEFVI encoded by the coding sequence ATGGAACAAACAAAAAAAGCAATACTGGTGGGAGTAAACCTGAAAAATAACCCAAATTTCCAATATTCCATGGAGGAGTTAGCTAATTTAGCAGATGCTTGTGGTATTGTCGTTATGGGAGAAGTAATTCAAAACTTAGATCATATAAATGCATCCCACTATGTGGGAAAAGGAAAAGTTAAGGATATATATCAGACAGTGCAGCAGGAGGAAGCTGACCTTGTTATATTTAATAACGAGCTTTCTCCTTCACAGATTAGAAATCTAGAAGAAGGCTTAAACTCCACAATTATGGATAGAACTAGTCTTATTTTGGATATTTTTTATCAGAGGGCAAAAACAAAGGAGGCAAAGCTTCAGGTAGAAATAGCACAACTTCAGTACATGCTGCCACGGCTAAGGAACTCTGAGCTTTCATTGGAGCAACAACGAGGTGGTACAGGAACTATAATGAGAGGTGCTGGGGAAACAAAACTTGAGCTTGATAGGCGTAAAATACAAAAGCAAATCTCTGAGCTAAACAAACAACTAAAAGATTTGGTTGCTAGAAGACAAACACAGCGAAAGCAAAGACAAAAATCTAATGTTCCGGTTATTTCTTTGGTGGGATACACCAATGCTGGAAAATCCACTGTTATGAATTCCTTGCTAGAAACGTATAACCCTGAGGCTGAGAAGTCGGTGTATGAAGAAGATATGCTCTTTGCAACATTGCGCACCTCTGTTAGAAGCATTACCCTGTTTGATAACAAATCTTTCCTATTAACTGACACCGTGGGGTTTGTAAGCGACCTACCTCACCATCTTGTAAAAGCATTTCGTTCAACTTTAGAAGAAGTTACTGAGTCTGACCTTTTAGTTCACGTGGTGGACTATTCAAATCCAAACTATGAGCGACAAATTGAAGTTACTAATAGCACACTAAGGGATATAGGTGTTAAAGATATACCTGTAGTTTATGCTTACAATAAATGCGACCTTACAGATTTAGAGATTCCCAAATTAAACGGAAATAAGGTATATTTTTCAGCTAAAGAAAGGTTAGGCCTAGAAGAGCTGGTACAGCTTATAAATTCTAAAATATTTGCTGACCAAGTAAAGTGTGAGCTGCTAGTTCCATTTGATAGAGGTGATGTAGTATCGTACTTTAATGAAAAAGCTAATGTCTTAGATACAGGCTACGAAAAAGAAGGTACAAAGTTAAAGGTTGAGTGTACTAAAGCTGACTTAGAAAAATATAAAGAGTTTGTAATATAA
- the fabG gene encoding 3-oxoacyl-[acyl-carrier-protein] reductase codes for MENKILQGKTALVTGGSRGIGKAIAVKLAELGANLVLNYRSSSQAVEEVVKEIKGLGVDAIVVQGDVSSFDQSQKVIKKAVDEFNSLDILVNNAGITADGLIMRMKEEDFDKVLQVNLKGAFNCTRHASTQMIRQKSGSIINISSVIGITGNAGQSNYAAAKAGIIGLTKSVAKELAPRGITVNALAPGFIETDMTKVLGEKVKGESLKNIPLKRFGSPEDIAEAACFLASQKASYITGQVLNVDGGMVI; via the coding sequence GTGGAAAATAAAATATTGCAGGGAAAAACTGCACTAGTTACGGGCGGAAGTAGAGGGATCGGAAAGGCAATAGCTGTCAAACTGGCAGAGCTAGGTGCTAACCTTGTCTTAAACTACAGAAGCTCAAGTCAAGCTGTAGAAGAAGTTGTAAAAGAGATAAAAGGTTTGGGAGTAGATGCTATTGTAGTTCAAGGTGATGTTAGTAGCTTTGATCAATCTCAAAAGGTTATCAAAAAAGCAGTTGATGAATTTAACAGTCTAGATATTTTAGTAAACAATGCAGGGATAACTGCTGACGGACTAATCATGAGAATGAAAGAAGAAGATTTTGATAAAGTTTTGCAGGTTAACCTTAAAGGTGCTTTTAACTGCACTAGACACGCTTCCACACAAATGATAAGGCAGAAAAGTGGTAGCATTATAAATATTTCATCTGTGATAGGTATTACAGGAAATGCTGGGCAATCCAACTACGCTGCAGCTAAAGCTGGGATTATAGGACTTACAAAGTCTGTAGCTAAGGAATTGGCTCCTAGAGGAATTACAGTTAACGCCCTAGCCCCTGGTTTTATAGAAACTGATATGACTAAGGTGCTAGGAGAAAAGGTGAAGGGCGAATCTCTTAAAAACATCCCTCTAAAAAGGTTTGGGTCACCAGAGGATATAGCTGAAGCAGCATGCTTTTTAGCATCACAAAAAGCGTCCTATATAACCGGTCAAGTTCTAAATGTAGATGGTGGTATGGTTATATAA